One segment of Desulfosudis oleivorans Hxd3 DNA contains the following:
- a CDS encoding 2-hydroxyacyl-CoA dehydratase subunit D: MRFRPPTGLFDQLALQFAIIEKLPRGFIDKAGFLMNALKLVPEDARKSMNALWEPHVKEASLDYTKMAATWIMNAKRAAKEGKKVILVPFNFPCELIHAFESAVPLTSEVLTTLGVSMLKGQGEEFWDVAMGLGLPDHICSANAIELGSVLSGDDFKPDAIISSSPGGCDVNAKIHEFVSHYLNIPQFFLQKPTDDSGRGRQWYGTYMHNLVTDLENFLGETLDEERLRQAMTRANRCTELYYDLWDLQQAVPSPVPNIFSLFLYGTRFSMWGTDAGVGLMETLVRISQDRLVRKAYPAERERARSLWAYTSYYHDFFGFFSWMEKQGISHLGDGLDLFFPSVVDTTSRETMIEGLTDAAWNMPMTRQVGAESMSGSWTDDVVYAAKSLQADCVIYCGHHSCKQTWGVISILRDELARRLGIPILILQGDSWMKKMTPMSDLQNQVEEFVNNVVARKESGKRKIRQRKRAKADLRASEKDG, encoded by the coding sequence ATGAGATTCAGACCGCCCACCGGATTGTTTGACCAGCTGGCCCTGCAGTTCGCGATTATCGAAAAACTTCCCCGGGGGTTTATCGACAAGGCCGGTTTCCTGATGAACGCCCTGAAGCTGGTACCCGAGGACGCCCGCAAGTCCATGAACGCCCTCTGGGAGCCCCACGTAAAGGAAGCCAGCCTGGATTACACCAAAATGGCGGCCACCTGGATCATGAACGCCAAGCGGGCCGCCAAAGAAGGCAAAAAGGTCATCCTGGTGCCCTTTAATTTCCCCTGTGAACTCATTCACGCCTTTGAAAGCGCGGTCCCCCTGACCAGTGAGGTGCTGACCACCCTGGGGGTCTCCATGCTGAAAGGGCAGGGAGAGGAGTTCTGGGACGTGGCCATGGGCCTGGGGTTGCCCGACCATATCTGTTCGGCCAATGCCATTGAACTGGGATCGGTTCTTTCCGGTGATGATTTCAAACCCGACGCCATCATCTCCAGTTCCCCGGGCGGGTGCGACGTAAACGCCAAAATCCACGAGTTCGTCTCCCATTATCTGAATATTCCCCAGTTTTTTCTGCAAAAGCCCACCGATGATTCGGGCCGCGGCCGGCAGTGGTACGGCACCTACATGCACAACCTGGTCACCGATCTGGAAAATTTCCTCGGGGAAACCCTGGACGAAGAGCGGCTGCGGCAGGCCATGACCCGGGCCAACCGCTGCACCGAGCTGTATTACGATTTGTGGGATCTGCAGCAGGCCGTCCCGAGCCCGGTACCGAATATTTTTTCCCTGTTTTTGTACGGCACCCGTTTTTCCATGTGGGGAACCGATGCCGGGGTGGGCCTGATGGAAACCCTGGTGCGCATCAGCCAGGACCGCCTGGTCCGAAAGGCATACCCCGCTGAACGGGAAAGGGCCCGCAGCCTCTGGGCCTATACCAGTTATTATCATGATTTTTTCGGATTTTTCAGCTGGATGGAAAAGCAGGGGATTTCCCATCTGGGAGACGGCCTGGACCTGTTTTTCCCCAGTGTGGTGGATACCACCAGCAGGGAAACCATGATCGAAGGGTTGACCGATGCAGCCTGGAACATGCCCATGACCCGGCAGGTGGGCGCGGAATCCATGTCCGGTTCCTGGACCGATGATGTCGTTTACGCGGCCAAGTCATTGCAGGCCGATTGCGTCATCTACTGCGGTCACCACTCCTGCAAGCAGACCTGGGGGGTGATCTCGATTCTCAGGGATGAACTGGCCAGGCGGCTGGGTATTCCCATCCTGATCCTGCAGGGCGATTCCTGGATGAAGAAAATGACCCCCATGAGCGATCTGCAGAACCAGGTGGAGGAGTTTGTCAATAATGTCGTGGCCCGCAAGGAGAGCGGCAAGCGGAAAATCCGGCAGCGCAAGCGGGCCAAAGCCGACCTGCGGGCTTCGGAAAAAGACGGATGA
- a CDS encoding type II toxin-antitoxin system HipA family toxin, translating to MIRLDVWLTVPSGKSIKAGSLVVADPDTAGGGRLRGQFRYNPEYLERPEAFALDPLNLPLSAEIFDANRPRAGVHGVFEDSLPDDWGRRLMIRRYNLKRDEQRVPNLLRLLGGKGLGALGYAEEGSPGPETTSVSSRYLQELALLAEKFEQDPAAATDDEFSLLFQAGSSPGGARPKVLVADENGSYLAKFASAGDRLDVVSLEAAAMELARRAGIDTAGTRLVPLGTTGKCLLVKRFDINAAGGRNHLVSMQTLLRADDYYNAGYRDLAEVIRHISSQPAHDLHRLYRQMVFNVLIGNTDDHLKNFLMLHDETGWRLSPAFDLIPNIGFNREHVLRIGLDSRPPDFETLLAESKYFGIKRRQEARNTIMEINAAVMEWPGIFKKCHVPARDADSIGKDIMRRTCRTPQ from the coding sequence ATGATCCGGCTTGATGTCTGGCTGACGGTGCCATCAGGCAAAAGTATCAAAGCGGGCAGCCTGGTTGTCGCTGATCCTGACACTGCCGGGGGAGGGCGGTTACGGGGGCAGTTCCGCTACAATCCCGAATACCTGGAACGCCCCGAGGCCTTTGCGCTTGATCCCCTGAACCTGCCTTTGTCCGCGGAAATCTTTGATGCAAATCGCCCCCGGGCCGGTGTCCATGGCGTTTTTGAAGACAGCCTGCCGGATGACTGGGGCCGGCGGCTCATGATCCGCCGTTACAATCTGAAACGTGATGAACAGCGTGTCCCCAATCTCTTACGGCTGCTGGGCGGCAAGGGGTTGGGGGCGTTGGGCTACGCAGAAGAGGGCTCACCCGGGCCGGAAACAACAAGTGTCTCCAGCCGGTACTTGCAGGAACTGGCCTTGCTTGCGGAAAAATTCGAGCAGGACCCCGCTGCCGCAACCGACGATGAATTCTCCCTTCTGTTCCAGGCCGGCAGTTCGCCCGGCGGGGCCAGGCCCAAGGTCCTTGTCGCGGATGAAAACGGCTCATATCTGGCAAAATTTGCCAGCGCCGGGGATCGACTGGACGTGGTCAGCCTGGAGGCGGCAGCCATGGAACTGGCCCGCCGGGCCGGAATAGACACGGCCGGGACCAGGCTTGTGCCCCTGGGCACAACCGGAAAATGCCTGCTGGTGAAGCGGTTCGATATCAACGCGGCAGGCGGTCGCAATCACCTGGTCAGCATGCAGACACTGCTCAGGGCCGATGACTATTATAACGCCGGTTACCGCGACCTGGCCGAAGTTATACGGCACATTTCATCACAACCCGCCCATGATCTTCACCGGCTATACCGGCAGATGGTATTCAACGTGCTGATCGGCAACACCGATGATCATCTCAAAAACTTTCTCATGCTGCATGATGAAACCGGCTGGCGCTTGAGCCCCGCCTTTGACTTGATACCGAATATCGGTTTCAACCGGGAACATGTGCTGCGAATCGGCCTGGATTCAAGACCGCCGGATTTTGAAACCCTGCTGGCCGAGTCAAAGTACTTTGGAATCAAGCGGCGGCAGGAAGCACGAAATACAATTATGGAAATTAATGCAGCCGTCATGGAATGGCCCGGCATTTTCAAGAAATGCCATGTGCCGGCAAGGGACGCGGATAGCATCGGGAAGGATATCATGCGGCGTACTTGTCGTACGCCGCAGTGA
- a CDS encoding helix-turn-helix domain-containing protein produces the protein MFNKNMEIESLLKRLGQRLKEARLARNESQALFAERLGLTRQSYSRMEKGSPQTLIGNWIAAGSILGRLDDWKDIFAENEDLFAKYEKKSGKRQRAGTRRNQRK, from the coding sequence ATGTTTAACAAAAATATGGAAATTGAGTCTCTTTTGAAACGGCTCGGACAACGTCTGAAAGAAGCACGCCTGGCCCGGAACGAAAGCCAGGCGTTGTTTGCCGAACGACTCGGCCTGACCCGTCAGTCGTACAGCCGGATGGAAAAGGGATCGCCACAGACCCTGATCGGTAACTGGATTGCTGCCGGCAGTATCCTGGGCCGTCTTGACGACTGGAAGGACATATTCGCCGAAAACGAAGATCTTTTTGCAAAATATGAAAAAAAGAGCGGCAAACGGCAACGGGCCGGCACCAGGAGGAATCAGCGCAAATGA
- a CDS encoding acyl-CoA dehydratase activase, translating to MTHPSKKDQTAMLCAGIDIGSLTAEAVIVRNGDIIGAETMNVLSNPVESAEVILGRAMDTAGVTRDRIAYTVSTGYGREMLQARGLADSNVSEISCHGYGAFCLNAAVRTIIDIGGQDAKVIKLNADGKLVNFVMNEKCAAGTGHFLEVMSKTLEVSLEELGRLSRDARKPAVMSNRCTIYVETEVIHYLQQGVPKKEVAAGINKAMAERVLALARRVKPERKIMITGGVAKNVGVRAALEDMLAEKILMPAIDPQLIGAYGAAMLARKEASA from the coding sequence ATGACCCACCCATCGAAGAAAGATCAGACAGCCATGCTTTGCGCGGGCATTGATATCGGGTCGCTGACAGCCGAGGCGGTCATCGTCCGGAACGGTGACATCATAGGCGCGGAAACCATGAACGTGTTGTCCAATCCCGTGGAGTCGGCGGAAGTCATCCTGGGCCGGGCCATGGACACGGCGGGCGTCACCAGGGACCGGATCGCGTATACGGTCAGTACCGGGTACGGCCGGGAAATGCTTCAGGCCCGGGGTCTGGCCGACAGCAACGTCAGCGAGATCTCCTGTCACGGGTACGGGGCGTTTTGTCTGAATGCCGCCGTCCGGACCATTATTGATATCGGCGGTCAGGACGCCAAGGTGATCAAGCTCAACGCCGACGGCAAGCTGGTCAATTTTGTCATGAATGAAAAATGCGCCGCCGGCACCGGCCATTTTCTGGAAGTGATGAGCAAAACCCTGGAGGTGAGCCTGGAAGAACTGGGGCGGCTCTCCCGGGACGCCAGGAAACCGGCGGTGATGAGCAATCGCTGCACCATCTATGTGGAAACCGAAGTGATTCATTATCTGCAGCAGGGGGTGCCCAAAAAAGAGGTGGCCGCCGGGATCAACAAGGCCATGGCGGAAAGGGTGCTGGCCCTGGCCAGAAGGGTGAAGCCGGAACGAAAAATAATGATTACCGGCGGGGTGGCCAAAAATGTCGGCGTCCGCGCGGCACTTGAAGACATGCTTGCTGAAAAGATTCTGATGCCGGCCATAGATCCCCAGCTTATCGGTGCTTACGGCGCGGCCATGCTGGCCCGAAAGGAGGCATCGGCATGA
- a CDS encoding acyl-CoA dehydratase activase, with translation MIAVGCDIGSIFTKAVLMDEDDLLASRIIRTTGNIGREINGLIQDTTAHGGKAAADVEKIVITGAGAEMAPRAGIMEDQITCVAAAGAYYLEEVELVIDIGGQSITAIRIDEDGDVANYMRNDKCASGSGRFLEVISNKLGVDISRLDQEAGRALSSVGLSSQCGVFMESEVISHVNQGIPRQDILAGVCETVANLVVSQGRRFDGVAHYTITGGVARIETINAIIDKKMSGQYHPFPFDPQLAGAIGAALLADYH, from the coding sequence ATGATTGCGGTGGGATGTGACATCGGCAGCATATTTACCAAGGCGGTGCTGATGGATGAGGATGATCTGCTGGCCTCCCGGATCATCCGGACCACCGGGAATATCGGCAGGGAGATCAACGGCCTGATTCAGGATACCACCGCCCACGGCGGAAAAGCGGCGGCTGACGTGGAAAAAATCGTCATTACCGGGGCCGGCGCTGAAATGGCCCCCCGGGCCGGCATAATGGAAGACCAGATCACCTGTGTGGCAGCGGCCGGAGCGTATTATCTGGAGGAAGTAGAGCTGGTCATCGATATCGGCGGCCAGAGCATCACCGCCATCCGGATTGACGAAGACGGCGACGTGGCAAACTACATGCGCAACGACAAGTGCGCCTCCGGATCCGGGCGGTTCCTGGAAGTGATCAGTAACAAGCTGGGTGTGGACATATCCCGCCTGGATCAGGAAGCGGGCCGGGCGTTATCCTCGGTGGGGCTCAGTTCCCAGTGCGGGGTGTTCATGGAAAGCGAGGTCATCTCCCACGTCAACCAGGGCATCCCCCGACAGGATATCCTGGCCGGGGTATGCGAAACCGTGGCCAACCTGGTGGTCTCCCAGGGCCGGCGGTTTGACGGCGTGGCGCATTACACCATTACCGGCGGCGTGGCCCGCATCGAAACCATCAACGCCATCATCGACAAAAAGATGAGCGGTCAATATCACCCCTTCCCCTTTGATCCCCAACTGGCCGGCGCCATCGGCGCAGCGCTCCTGGCCGATTACCACTAG